In Capillimicrobium parvum, a genomic segment contains:
- a CDS encoding SDR family NAD(P)-dependent oxidoreductase — protein MIVVTGAANGIGRAVALGLAAHGAAVVATDLDGEGCEAVVAASDGRVLAVESDVSDPASVEGAADRTLEWGGRIDALVHCAAVVLHGVDEPRRPWDQWRDVDWDVYLSVNVQGAWNVCRSVAPHMAAQGYGKIVLFSSQAVGAPPALLAPYTASKAAVIGLMRSLAVEVGDKGIRVNAIAPGLILTDRVCAGLTDDYGEAQRARTPLGRLGAPEDLVGPVMFFVSEQSDFVTGQVLTVDGGMVFAL, from the coding sequence GTGATCGTGGTGACGGGCGCGGCGAACGGCATCGGCCGGGCGGTCGCTCTGGGGCTCGCCGCACATGGCGCAGCCGTCGTTGCCACCGACCTCGACGGCGAGGGCTGTGAGGCCGTGGTCGCGGCCTCGGATGGGCGCGTGCTCGCGGTGGAATCGGACGTCTCGGATCCGGCCAGCGTCGAGGGCGCCGCGGACCGGACGCTGGAGTGGGGCGGCCGCATCGACGCGCTCGTCCACTGCGCGGCGGTCGTGCTCCACGGGGTGGACGAGCCGCGACGTCCGTGGGATCAGTGGCGTGACGTGGACTGGGACGTGTACTTGTCGGTGAACGTCCAAGGAGCCTGGAACGTCTGTCGGTCGGTGGCGCCTCACATGGCCGCCCAGGGGTATGGGAAGATCGTTCTGTTCTCGTCGCAGGCGGTCGGCGCGCCGCCGGCCCTGCTGGCGCCATACACGGCTTCGAAGGCCGCGGTGATCGGCCTCATGCGGAGCCTCGCTGTCGAGGTCGGAGACAAGGGGATCCGCGTGAACGCGATCGCGCCGGGCCTCATCCTCACCGATCGCGTTTGTGCGGGACTTACCGATGACTACGGCGAGGCGCAACGCGCCCGGACTCCGCTGGGCCGACTCGGCGCTCCAGAGGATCTCGTCGGGCCGGTCATGTTCTTCGTGTCGGAGCAATCGGACTTCGTGACCGGCCAGGTCTTGACTGTGGACGGCGGGATGGTGTTCGCGTTGTGA
- a CDS encoding creatininase family protein — MSKVPAHRYELLTWEEARAAALADTVVLLPIGAVEQHGPHLPLDVDINLAVAVADRVAADRRGVLVAPGVPWGLSAAHLQFAGTLSLSAQTMTALLTDLADSLARHGFRKIAFVVAHNSNRPLVSLVAKEISHRHGLPVLMLFCTDFAADAFAEARVSAPGGELHAGELETAVELHLRPDVVRMDRAVRAPVDAKGQFGMSMAASDIYGKGLVQVGFDLARATPSGVLGDPTVAVGEVGQRVFDAMVEGVSISIDEYQELEW; from the coding sequence GTGAGCAAGGTCCCGGCTCACCGGTACGAGCTTCTCACGTGGGAAGAGGCGCGGGCGGCGGCGCTTGCCGACACGGTCGTGCTCCTGCCGATCGGCGCGGTGGAGCAGCACGGGCCGCATCTGCCGCTCGACGTCGACATCAACCTCGCGGTGGCGGTTGCGGATCGCGTCGCGGCCGACCGTCGTGGCGTGCTCGTCGCGCCCGGCGTGCCATGGGGGTTGTCAGCCGCTCACTTGCAGTTCGCCGGCACATTGAGCCTGTCTGCCCAGACGATGACGGCGCTCCTGACGGACCTCGCGGACTCCCTGGCGAGACATGGCTTCCGAAAGATCGCGTTCGTCGTGGCGCACAACAGCAACCGGCCGCTGGTCAGCCTTGTGGCCAAGGAGATCAGTCACCGACATGGCCTCCCGGTTCTGATGCTGTTCTGCACCGACTTCGCCGCCGACGCCTTCGCGGAGGCTCGGGTCAGCGCGCCGGGCGGCGAGCTCCATGCCGGCGAGCTGGAGACGGCCGTGGAGTTGCACCTGCGACCCGACGTCGTGCGCATGGACCGTGCGGTCCGCGCTCCGGTCGACGCGAAAGGCCAATTTGGCATGTCGATGGCGGCCAGCGACATCTATGGGAAGGGGCTGGTGCAGGTCGGCTTCGATCTCGCTCGAGCCACGCCCTCCGGTGTGTTGGGTGACCCAACGGTCGCCGTGGGCGAGGTCGGACAGCGCGTCTTCGACGCGATGGTGGAAGGCGTCTCGATCTCGATCGACGAGTACCAGGAGTTGGAATGGTGA
- a CDS encoding ATP-binding cassette domain-containing protein translates to MLEVEGARKRYGATEVLKGVSFNVHRGEVVGLLGPNGAGKSTMIKTLTGVVDLDGGTIRFEGTPVKHLGAIPSVGVMHQDFGVIDEMTVLENMRLGVPALRSAGPLLSGKREREAVHRALGRVGLDVPLGALAASLSPAERAIMAVARLLDVGAQFLILDEATANLSHQDARRLADAILSGAGAAGTTVLLVTHKLSELTDWADRAIVMIDGVVVRDSHVKGHESEIVRALAPDVERSSPAPDSLHAGSSGDSGARADTLFELWGAGTERFGPLTLRLNRGEVIGLTGAASSGIHDIGLVAAGVRPLVYGERKVAPGIRVALLPGNRETEGSFDDLPVTQNMTLTALRRWRGPLGSMRLRQERRDARDMAARLRVVPANVSISQGALSGGNQQKVLFGRCLFEEADVLVMCDPTRGLDVRTRREMYARIGELKAKGVGVLVLSSDAEDILELCDSVAIVEDGHVGALEDVASLTVSELELMV, encoded by the coding sequence GTGCTGGAGGTCGAGGGTGCACGCAAGCGCTACGGCGCCACCGAGGTGTTGAAGGGCGTGTCGTTCAACGTCCACCGGGGAGAGGTCGTGGGGCTGCTCGGCCCGAACGGCGCCGGCAAGTCGACCATGATCAAGACGCTCACCGGCGTGGTGGATCTCGACGGTGGCACGATCAGGTTCGAAGGGACGCCCGTGAAGCACCTGGGTGCCATCCCCTCGGTCGGGGTGATGCACCAGGACTTCGGCGTCATCGATGAGATGACGGTCCTGGAGAACATGCGCCTCGGTGTGCCCGCGCTGCGTTCCGCCGGTCCGCTGCTATCCGGCAAGCGCGAACGCGAGGCAGTGCATCGAGCTCTGGGACGTGTTGGGCTCGACGTCCCGCTCGGAGCGCTCGCCGCATCGCTTTCACCAGCGGAACGAGCGATCATGGCTGTGGCTCGGCTCTTGGACGTCGGCGCCCAATTCCTGATCTTGGACGAGGCGACCGCGAACCTCTCGCACCAGGACGCCAGGCGCCTTGCCGATGCGATCCTGAGCGGCGCCGGAGCAGCCGGAACGACCGTGCTGCTCGTGACCCACAAGCTCTCCGAGCTCACCGACTGGGCGGATCGCGCGATCGTGATGATCGACGGAGTCGTCGTTCGCGACTCGCACGTCAAAGGCCACGAGAGCGAGATCGTGCGCGCACTAGCCCCTGACGTGGAGCGGTCGAGCCCGGCCCCAGACAGCCTTCACGCGGGCTCCTCCGGAGACTCGGGGGCACGCGCCGACACCCTGTTCGAGCTCTGGGGCGCCGGTACCGAGCGCTTCGGGCCGTTGACGCTTCGGCTGAACCGTGGCGAGGTCATCGGGCTCACCGGGGCCGCGAGCTCCGGCATCCACGACATCGGCCTGGTTGCCGCGGGCGTGCGGCCGCTTGTCTACGGCGAACGCAAGGTGGCTCCGGGGATTCGCGTGGCGCTGCTCCCCGGCAACCGTGAAACCGAAGGCTCGTTCGACGACCTGCCGGTCACGCAAAACATGACCCTGACCGCATTGCGGCGATGGAGAGGTCCGCTCGGAAGCATGCGACTGCGTCAGGAGCGGCGCGACGCACGGGATATGGCGGCGCGCCTGCGGGTCGTACCGGCGAACGTCTCGATCTCGCAAGGTGCGCTGTCGGGCGGCAACCAGCAGAAGGTGCTCTTCGGCCGCTGCCTGTTCGAGGAAGCCGACGTTCTCGTGATGTGCGATCCGACGCGCGGCCTCGACGTTCGCACCCGCCGCGAGATGTACGCGCGGATCGGCGAACTGAAGGCCAAGGGGGTGGGAGTACTTGTGCTGTCCTCGGATGCCGAGGACATCCTCGAGCTCTGTGACTCGGTGGCGATTGTCGAAGACGGACACGTTGGCGCGCTCGAGGACGTCGCTTCGCTCACCGTCAGCGAGCTGGAGCTGATGGTCTAG
- a CDS encoding ABC transporter permease: MNTVRERNDDVNVSTPAATDVAPGGPGSPAPPERRPRRRLLQESWLVTGGTFLTFILVFVVYSIWLGDRFASAEPRLLDAHQNVPVILLGMAATVGLIARQFDLSIASMATLAAYLTIGLSSKEGLPFFLVLLIVAAVAVLGGAANAFLVVRVKINAFIATLGTGGVFLGISEVYSGGTTFSPADLGRALPSWFSGPGSLGSFQGRPPAIVTWLIFAALLAGVGLWIAGRVSESSTRTRVAAGGAWLVLSAVLVVGLSGAVSDVPWTVILLLAVATLLSLLLGHTLFGRYMYATGSNEKAARLAGVDVERKQIMAFVMSAALAALAGVMLAANQGSAAANVGGGFLLPAFAAAFLSTVMLSAGRFHIWGTVLGGAFLAWVSQGLIVGGVPFTWTSIINGVVLIAAVALSSILRHRTGAA; the protein is encoded by the coding sequence GTGAACACCGTCAGAGAGAGGAACGACGACGTGAACGTCTCGACACCCGCGGCGACGGATGTTGCACCCGGCGGACCTGGTAGCCCGGCCCCTCCCGAACGCCGGCCCCGTCGGCGGCTGCTCCAGGAGTCCTGGCTTGTCACGGGCGGCACCTTCCTCACCTTCATCCTGGTCTTCGTCGTGTACTCGATCTGGCTCGGCGACCGCTTTGCCTCGGCCGAGCCACGATTGCTGGACGCGCACCAGAACGTGCCCGTGATCCTCCTCGGGATGGCGGCGACCGTCGGCCTGATCGCGCGCCAGTTCGACCTGTCGATCGCCTCGATGGCCACCCTCGCGGCGTACCTCACGATCGGGTTGTCCTCCAAGGAGGGACTTCCCTTCTTCTTGGTGCTCCTGATCGTCGCCGCGGTGGCCGTTCTCGGCGGCGCGGCCAACGCCTTCCTCGTCGTCCGCGTGAAGATCAATGCGTTCATCGCCACGCTCGGAACGGGCGGGGTGTTCCTCGGGATCTCCGAGGTCTACAGCGGCGGCACGACCTTTTCGCCGGCTGATCTCGGTCGGGCGCTCCCGAGTTGGTTCAGCGGTCCGGGCTCGCTCGGCAGCTTTCAGGGACGGCCGCCGGCCATCGTGACGTGGCTGATCTTCGCCGCCTTGCTGGCCGGAGTCGGACTCTGGATCGCGGGACGCGTGTCCGAGTCGTCGACACGGACGCGCGTGGCCGCGGGAGGTGCGTGGCTGGTGCTGTCGGCGGTCCTGGTGGTCGGCCTGTCCGGTGCTGTGTCCGATGTCCCCTGGACCGTGATCCTGCTGCTCGCCGTGGCGACGTTGCTGTCGCTCCTGCTCGGACACACCCTTTTCGGGCGCTACATGTACGCGACGGGCTCCAACGAGAAGGCGGCTCGGCTCGCGGGGGTCGACGTGGAGCGCAAGCAGATCATGGCGTTCGTCATGTCCGCGGCGCTGGCGGCCCTCGCGGGTGTGATGCTCGCTGCCAACCAGGGATCTGCGGCGGCCAACGTCGGGGGCGGGTTCCTCCTGCCGGCGTTCGCCGCGGCCTTCCTGTCGACGGTGATGCTGTCCGCAGGGAGATTCCACATCTGGGGCACCGTGCTCGGCGGCGCGTTCCTCGCGTGGGTCAGCCAAGGGCTGATCGTCGGAGGCGTGCCGTTCACATGGACATCGATCATCAACGGTGTGGTGCTGATCGCAGCGGTCGCCCTTTCCTCGATCCTGCGACACCGGACGGGCGCGGCGTAG
- a CDS encoding SRPBCC family protein, whose protein sequence is MQIHDSFVLSAPVSRVWELLDDIERTAPCVPGFELAGRDGEIYTGVMRIKVGAITMTYDSRIRFLERDEQARRLVIAVEGRESRGDGGVSSTTTSALTPHDGGTAVSLTTDVEVSGRAAQFGRGVIGDVSARLVKRFVTNIEAQLTPQETERVEPEAVTVRTPEPVDLIAVSRVAVAKRVAPVAAVAIAALVVWRLAR, encoded by the coding sequence GTGCAGATTCACGACAGCTTCGTACTCTCGGCACCCGTTTCGCGCGTCTGGGAGCTCCTTGACGACATCGAGCGCACAGCGCCGTGCGTTCCCGGCTTCGAGCTGGCCGGTCGTGACGGTGAGATCTACACGGGGGTCATGCGTATCAAGGTCGGTGCGATCACGATGACCTACGACAGCAGGATCCGATTCCTCGAGCGAGACGAGCAGGCGCGTCGGTTGGTGATCGCGGTGGAGGGCCGTGAGAGCCGGGGAGACGGCGGTGTCAGCTCGACGACCACGTCGGCGCTGACGCCCCACGACGGCGGAACCGCGGTGTCGCTGACTACTGACGTCGAGGTCAGCGGAAGGGCGGCCCAGTTCGGGCGCGGGGTGATCGGCGATGTCAGCGCTCGGCTTGTCAAGCGCTTTGTCACGAATATCGAGGCGCAGTTGACACCTCAGGAGACCGAGCGGGTCGAGCCTGAGGCGGTGACTGTGCGCACGCCGGAGCCCGTCGACCTGATTGCCGTGTCACGCGTGGCGGTCGCCAAGCGAGTCGCGCCAGTCGCCGCGGTCGCGATCGCCGCTCTCGTCGTGTGGCGACTGGCGCGCTGA
- a CDS encoding LLM class flavin-dependent oxidoreductase encodes MRFTPILIPGTPAGQPEKIDDLLDLIVYAEELGYDGAWITEHHSTVYGRPSPAVILSAAAARTSRLRLGLGVIALPWHYPLDVVEDLATLDVISHGRLDPGFGRGLFPFEYKFFNSPMDESRGRFKESLDFILEAWNTGKAALDGEYWTIPEVELLPQPVQRPMSPWLVALSPSTISMIVARELNGLIGPYLTPLEEVKRTFLDVWRDELDRNGLGPNTLELGHNQHVYVAETDEQAIAEAGEHLLWYTQTLGGLLPSRDDTRETPQYAYYSEWRDEVLTLKGDRLFKDRAVIGSPDTVIEKVRYLRDEGGVTTFLPFMNFGTMPTDLARRSMKLFAEEVIPPLREDAVPSIPAQVASEA; translated from the coding sequence ATGCGTTTCACCCCCATTCTCATTCCCGGGACGCCAGCCGGCCAGCCCGAGAAGATCGACGACCTCCTCGACCTGATCGTGTACGCAGAGGAGCTCGGCTACGACGGCGCCTGGATCACCGAGCATCACTCGACCGTCTACGGGCGTCCCTCACCGGCGGTGATTCTGTCGGCGGCCGCAGCGCGCACGAGTCGGTTGCGGCTGGGGTTGGGGGTGATCGCCTTGCCGTGGCACTACCCGCTCGATGTCGTCGAGGATCTCGCGACCCTCGACGTCATCTCGCACGGTCGCCTCGACCCCGGGTTCGGTCGCGGCCTGTTCCCATTCGAGTACAAGTTCTTCAACTCACCGATGGACGAGAGTCGTGGGCGGTTCAAGGAGTCGCTCGACTTCATCCTCGAGGCGTGGAACACCGGTAAGGCCGCACTCGACGGTGAGTACTGGACCATCCCTGAGGTCGAGTTGCTGCCCCAGCCCGTGCAGCGCCCCATGAGCCCGTGGCTCGTGGCACTCAGCCCGAGCACCATCAGCATGATCGTCGCGCGGGAGCTGAACGGACTGATCGGCCCGTATCTGACTCCGTTGGAGGAAGTCAAGCGGACGTTCTTGGACGTGTGGCGCGATGAGCTCGATCGCAACGGCCTCGGGCCCAACACGCTCGAGCTGGGCCACAACCAACACGTCTACGTCGCCGAGACCGACGAACAGGCGATCGCCGAAGCCGGCGAGCACCTCCTGTGGTACACGCAGACCCTCGGCGGGCTGCTGCCTTCGCGCGATGACACCAGGGAGACGCCGCAGTACGCCTACTACTCCGAATGGCGCGACGAGGTGCTCACGCTCAAGGGCGACAGGCTCTTCAAGGACCGTGCGGTGATCGGCAGCCCGGACACCGTGATCGAGAAGGTCCGGTACCTCCGCGATGAGGGCGGCGTCACGACCTTCCTGCCGTTCATGAACTTCGGCACCATGCCGACCGATCTCGCCAGGCGCTCGATGAAGCTGTTCGCCGAGGAGGTCATCCCGCCTTTGCGGGAGGACGCGGTCCCCAGTATTCCCGCTCAGGTCGCGAGCGAGGCGTAG
- a CDS encoding CaiB/BaiF CoA transferase family protein, whose translation MSPWQEVDGLADGPLAGVRIVDLSRLLAGPYCTMILGDLGADVIKVEKPTNGDETRFTDSMVVGESGYYLGMNRNKRGITADVRTPEGAEIVRRLATDADVLIENFRPRYLDARSLGYDELKLDNPRLVYCSITGYGTRGPLVDRPGMDILTQASCGLMAITGEDGRAPVRIGPPVADFGAAFLASIAILAALRARDVTGTGQKIDLSLMSASFALVANFAAGALNSDQEVPRLGSAHPQIVPYQAFETSDGYVAIGIINKKFWVRFCELLGCPEWANDERFRRNRDRIANREILVPFIEERIRKSTTAHWLEVLEKADIPCAPVASLREALEHEQSTANGQVMTIEHPRLGPMRCLGLPYEFTDTPGSIRLAPPDHGEHTAAVLAAIGYSPEDIARLEGSAVV comes from the coding sequence ATGTCACCCTGGCAGGAAGTGGACGGCTTGGCGGACGGCCCGCTGGCGGGTGTGCGAATCGTCGACCTCAGTCGGCTGCTCGCCGGCCCGTACTGCACCATGATCCTCGGCGACCTCGGCGCCGACGTCATCAAGGTCGAGAAGCCCACAAACGGCGACGAGACGCGCTTCACCGACAGCATGGTCGTCGGGGAGAGCGGCTACTACCTCGGGATGAACCGCAACAAGCGGGGCATCACCGCGGATGTCCGCACCCCTGAGGGTGCGGAGATCGTGCGGCGGCTGGCGACGGACGCGGACGTCCTCATCGAGAACTTCCGCCCGCGCTATCTCGACGCCCGTTCGCTCGGTTACGACGAGTTGAAGCTGGACAACCCGCGGCTCGTGTACTGCTCGATCACGGGCTATGGGACGCGCGGGCCGCTCGTCGACCGGCCGGGCATGGACATCCTCACCCAGGCGTCGTGCGGCCTGATGGCGATCACGGGCGAGGATGGGCGCGCGCCGGTGCGCATCGGCCCGCCCGTCGCGGACTTCGGCGCGGCGTTCCTGGCCTCGATCGCGATCCTCGCGGCGCTTCGCGCGCGGGATGTGACCGGCACGGGTCAGAAGATCGACCTGTCGCTGATGTCGGCGTCGTTCGCGCTGGTCGCGAACTTCGCCGCCGGGGCGCTCAACAGCGACCAGGAAGTGCCGCGTCTCGGCAGCGCCCATCCGCAGATCGTCCCGTATCAGGCGTTCGAGACCAGCGACGGCTACGTGGCGATCGGGATCATCAACAAGAAGTTCTGGGTTCGGTTCTGCGAACTGCTGGGCTGCCCGGAGTGGGCGAACGACGAGCGATTCCGGCGCAACCGCGATCGCATCGCGAACCGCGAGATCCTCGTGCCGTTCATCGAGGAGCGCATCCGCAAGTCGACGACCGCGCACTGGCTCGAGGTGCTCGAGAAGGCCGACATCCCGTGCGCCCCGGTCGCCTCGTTGCGGGAGGCGCTGGAGCATGAGCAGTCGACCGCCAACGGCCAGGTGATGACGATCGAGCATCCCCGCCTGGGCCCGATGCGATGCCTCGGTCTTCCCTACGAGTTCACGGATACGCCGGGCAGCATCCGGCTGGCGCCGCCGGACCACGGGGAGCACACCGCGGCGGTGCTCGCCGCCATCGGCTACTCCCCTGAGGACATCGCGAGGCTCGAGGGGTCTGCGGTTGTGTGA
- a CDS encoding acetate--CoA ligase family protein — MCDSLVTTRDALTGLLEPRSVAVIGASADPMRISGRPIALLRQWRFAGEVFGVNPKYNQVGGAPCVADVRDLETPPDVAYVVLPAAAVPAAVRACAAAGVGHVVISTGGFSETGEEGSRLEEEIKDVVREHPLRVLGPNCEGVWNVHHRMPLTFGSAAMREDIAPGPIAVVSQSGSVGAGLAQGCLSRGIGCGYLITTGNEADLTVSDALEALVDREDVGGVVCFVEGIRDADRFLAACARARAADIPIAVLRGGRSDAARAAMQSHTGRLVGQDRFYDALFRQAGARRARGLGDLLDFAEGVARFGRRPNRDVAVVSLSGGACALILDECDARGLSRAQLSEATIRRLSERLPSYATIGNPVDLAGLTLNDPAALLDTVEIVLEDASTGCALVQLANRGARDADDHGAELAVVADRHGKPIALSFIGGLPGDEVLRRLRRLGIGCFDDPARAVATLAAGLPSARGAAPGASRGPGGESASWHEGARLLERARIPVARTLHASSAEGVADSVGQIGAPVVVKLDSDTALHRSDVRGVFVDVPTVDAAIAIYRDLEQTWGEGCRVLVQEMARGGVEVLVSVRREPDLGMGVVIGSGGVETELLDDVVAVIAPVDPTLLFDVIAETKVGRRLAGYRGGPRHDGAALVAAVVGLLEAVTESPDVVEVELNPLIVLEEGKGVCAVDIVLQRGRGGSHER, encoded by the coding sequence TTGTGTGATTCGCTCGTCACGACGCGCGATGCGCTGACAGGACTGCTCGAGCCGCGGTCCGTCGCCGTGATCGGAGCATCTGCCGATCCCATGCGGATAAGCGGGCGGCCGATTGCGTTGCTGCGCCAATGGCGGTTCGCGGGCGAGGTCTTCGGCGTGAACCCGAAGTACAACCAAGTCGGCGGCGCACCGTGCGTGGCCGACGTCCGCGATCTCGAGACGCCGCCCGACGTCGCGTACGTAGTCCTACCGGCGGCAGCCGTGCCCGCAGCCGTGCGGGCCTGTGCCGCCGCCGGCGTGGGCCACGTCGTCATATCGACCGGTGGGTTCTCGGAGACCGGCGAGGAGGGCAGCCGCCTGGAGGAGGAGATCAAGGATGTGGTCCGCGAGCATCCGCTTCGGGTGCTCGGCCCCAATTGCGAAGGCGTGTGGAACGTCCACCATCGCATGCCGCTGACGTTCGGCAGCGCCGCGATGCGCGAGGACATCGCGCCGGGTCCGATAGCCGTCGTCAGCCAGAGCGGAAGCGTCGGCGCCGGGCTCGCGCAGGGCTGCCTGAGCCGGGGGATCGGCTGTGGCTACCTCATCACCACCGGCAACGAGGCCGATCTGACCGTCAGCGACGCGCTCGAGGCGTTGGTGGACCGCGAGGACGTCGGTGGCGTGGTCTGCTTCGTCGAGGGCATCCGAGACGCGGATCGCTTCCTCGCGGCATGCGCGCGGGCGCGGGCGGCCGACATCCCCATCGCGGTTCTGCGCGGCGGGCGCAGCGACGCGGCGCGAGCGGCGATGCAGTCGCACACGGGCCGCCTGGTCGGTCAGGACCGCTTCTATGACGCGCTCTTCCGTCAGGCTGGCGCTCGTCGGGCGCGCGGTCTGGGCGACCTGTTGGATTTCGCGGAGGGCGTGGCGAGGTTCGGTCGCCGTCCCAACCGCGACGTCGCGGTCGTGAGCTTGTCTGGTGGCGCCTGCGCGCTCATCCTCGACGAGTGCGACGCTCGTGGGCTCAGCAGAGCCCAGCTCTCGGAGGCCACCATCCGGCGCCTGAGCGAGCGGCTTCCGTCCTACGCGACGATCGGCAATCCCGTCGACCTCGCGGGACTGACGCTGAACGATCCTGCGGCGCTGCTCGACACGGTCGAGATCGTCCTCGAGGACGCCTCCACCGGGTGCGCGCTGGTCCAGCTGGCCAATCGCGGCGCCCGCGACGCCGACGACCACGGCGCGGAGCTCGCGGTCGTCGCGGATCGCCATGGCAAACCCATCGCCCTCTCCTTCATCGGTGGGCTTCCCGGCGACGAGGTCCTCCGCCGGCTGCGGCGCCTCGGGATCGGGTGCTTCGATGATCCGGCACGCGCCGTCGCGACGCTCGCGGCCGGGCTCCCCTCCGCTCGAGGGGCTGCGCCGGGCGCGTCGCGCGGCCCCGGCGGGGAGAGCGCGAGCTGGCATGAAGGTGCACGGCTGCTCGAGCGCGCTCGGATCCCGGTGGCGCGGACGCTCCATGCCAGCTCGGCGGAGGGTGTCGCCGACTCGGTTGGACAGATCGGCGCGCCGGTCGTGGTCAAGCTCGACTCGGACACCGCGTTGCACCGTTCGGACGTTCGCGGTGTCTTCGTCGACGTCCCAACCGTGGACGCCGCGATCGCCATCTACCGCGACCTCGAGCAGACGTGGGGAGAGGGCTGCCGGGTTCTCGTTCAGGAGATGGCGCGCGGCGGCGTCGAGGTGCTCGTTTCCGTGCGTCGCGAGCCCGATCTCGGCATGGGCGTCGTGATCGGGTCAGGCGGCGTCGAGACGGAGCTCCTCGACGACGTGGTGGCGGTCATCGCACCGGTGGATCCGACTCTCCTCTTCGACGTCATCGCCGAGACGAAGGTGGGCAGGCGCCTCGCCGGCTACCGCGGCGGTCCTCGCCATGACGGGGCTGCGCTGGTCGCCGCCGTCGTCGGACTGCTGGAAGCCGTGACCGAGTCCCCCGACGTGGTCGAGGTGGAGCTCAATCCGTTGATCGTCCTCGAAGAAGGGAAGGGTGTGTGCGCCGTAGACATCGTGCTCCAGCGTGGGCGAGGAGGCTCGCATGAGCGTTGA
- a CDS encoding FAS1-like dehydratase domain-containing protein — translation MSVESEQRGTANAPGLTDDAIATASKLLGRWLRRDVHWPAVYEPISLHDIRRWAIYSVGDDNPLWRDEEYAKRTIWGEVIAPPTFLFSIDTTIVAPGLPGIQWIHGGTDWELFRPVRVGDRITARGRLINVVEKEGRRAPRFIIQEGETLFEKAGGELVGRAVTQMLRIPRARSGQGMRSQSSKPRANGSAAKGVFYTEEQIAEIDEAYANEVVRGAEPRYWEDVEVGEQLPPIVKGPLTLVDIVAFFAGRRFVYSPMKMAFAERRKHPRNVYVSPQTGIPVHPAAGHFDNEIAREIGMPRAYDQGFMRINWLGHLVTNWAGDHGVVRKLSGRNLGANLVGDLCRCHGVVVEKMDDPVEPRVVLDLWGENQDGVRSASGSAEVVLPTRRVP, via the coding sequence ATGAGCGTTGAGAGCGAGCAGCGGGGCACGGCGAACGCCCCCGGCCTGACCGATGACGCGATTGCCACTGCGAGCAAGTTGCTCGGTCGCTGGCTGCGACGTGACGTCCACTGGCCGGCGGTGTACGAGCCGATCTCGCTGCATGACATCCGCCGGTGGGCGATCTACAGCGTCGGCGACGACAACCCGCTGTGGCGTGACGAGGAGTACGCGAAGCGCACGATCTGGGGCGAGGTGATCGCACCGCCGACATTCCTGTTCTCGATCGACACCACGATCGTCGCGCCCGGTCTTCCGGGCATCCAGTGGATCCATGGCGGAACCGACTGGGAGCTCTTCCGGCCCGTCCGGGTCGGAGATCGGATCACGGCGCGCGGGCGCCTGATCAACGTGGTCGAGAAGGAGGGCCGGCGCGCCCCCCGCTTCATCATCCAGGAGGGGGAGACGCTCTTCGAAAAGGCCGGAGGCGAGCTGGTCGGCCGCGCCGTGACACAGATGCTGCGCATCCCGCGCGCCCGCAGCGGCCAGGGGATGCGTTCTCAGTCCTCGAAGCCACGGGCAAACGGGTCGGCCGCGAAAGGTGTCTTCTACACCGAGGAGCAGATCGCGGAGATTGACGAGGCCTACGCGAACGAGGTCGTGCGCGGCGCCGAGCCGCGTTACTGGGAGGACGTGGAGGTCGGCGAGCAACTGCCCCCGATCGTCAAGGGCCCGTTGACCCTCGTCGACATCGTCGCGTTCTTCGCCGGCCGTCGCTTCGTGTACAGCCCGATGAAGATGGCCTTCGCGGAGCGCCGCAAGCACCCGCGCAACGTCTACGTGTCACCGCAGACCGGGATCCCGGTCCATCCCGCCGCGGGTCACTTCGACAACGAGATCGCCCGCGAGATCGGCATGCCGCGCGCCTACGACCAGGGCTTCATGCGGATCAACTGGCTCGGGCACCTCGTGACCAACTGGGCTGGCGATCACGGTGTCGTCCGCAAGCTCAGCGGCCGGAACCTGGGCGCGAACCTCGTCGGGGACCTCTGCCGCTGCCACGGAGTGGTGGTCGAGAAGATGGACGATCCGGTCGAGCCGCGCGTCGTGCTCGATCTCTGGGGCGAGAACCAGGACGGCGTGAGGTCGGCATCAGGTAGTGCCGAGGTCGTTCTTCCGACGAGGAGGGTCCCATGA